A single genomic interval of uncultured Sphaerochaeta sp. harbors:
- a CDS encoding TrmH family RNA methyltransferase encodes MITLKKLRSLKSRTCVRKCASLFHQLSQEMDTSYLYGLLTLSEEQQFAEVLDEEQRKQLRSLIRRVPFVQGRDLAILLEDIHYFLLGVLGSEPSDWDLTDDQGALDVSARHILPHILVLDRLRSPYNIGSIFRSADSFGVQKIYLVEGCARLDHPRTIKTSRGCIATVDHEVLPEDVVLQRIQSLPLFALETGGTELSQFPFPREGVGIIGGEELGVSPSLLKASEASLGRLTLPMGGTKGSLNVAVATGIMLCSWYQITSPGWM; translated from the coding sequence ATGATCACACTGAAGAAGCTTAGAAGCCTGAAAAGTCGGACTTGTGTAAGAAAATGCGCAAGCCTGTTTCATCAGTTGTCCCAGGAGATGGACACCTCGTATCTGTATGGACTGCTCACGCTCTCTGAAGAGCAGCAGTTTGCTGAGGTGTTGGATGAGGAACAAAGAAAGCAGTTACGTTCGCTGATAAGAAGAGTTCCCTTTGTCCAAGGAAGAGATTTGGCAATCCTTCTCGAGGATATCCACTATTTTCTCCTTGGTGTCTTGGGAAGTGAACCCTCCGATTGGGACCTTACCGATGATCAGGGAGCGCTTGATGTGTCAGCTCGCCATATCCTTCCCCATATCCTGGTGCTCGACCGCCTTCGCTCTCCTTATAATATTGGATCCATATTCCGTAGTGCAGACTCCTTTGGAGTGCAGAAAATCTATTTGGTCGAAGGGTGTGCGAGGCTCGACCACCCCCGTACGATAAAAACCAGCAGAGGATGTATTGCTACAGTGGACCATGAGGTCCTGCCTGAGGACGTAGTGCTGCAGCGGATACAATCCCTTCCCCTCTTTGCTTTGGAGACAGGTGGCACGGAACTCTCCCAGTTTCCCTTTCCGAGGGAAGGGGTAGGAATTATCGGTGGGGAGGAGCTGGGTGTCAGTCCCTCCTTGCTGAAGGCAAGTGAAGCCTCCCTTGGACGATTGACCCTCCCGATGGGAGGAACCAAGGGTTCCCTGAATGTAGCGGTAGCCACAGGGATTATGCTCTGCAGTTGGTACCAGATCACTAGCCCCGGTTGGATGTAA
- the rsmI gene encoding 16S rRNA (cytidine(1402)-2'-O)-methyltransferase — translation MSTLYMVATPIGNLDDITYRAVETLKGVEIIACEDTRHTQQLLTHWGISKRLIACHAHNETNSAKGIVGLLAEGKDVAFVSDAGTPGISDPGARVVSTVRQAGFPVVPIPGVSAQSALVSVAGYVGKTFTFEGFLSPKKGRRKKRLEELLSRDEAFIIYESPFRILKTLGELAELDGERQIVLGREMTKKFEEFLQGTASQVMEILGAKPSIKGEFALLVAPSQAQERDDHTEEA, via the coding sequence ATGAGTACCTTGTATATGGTGGCAACACCCATTGGAAACCTAGATGATATTACCTACAGGGCAGTTGAGACGCTTAAAGGCGTTGAGATAATCGCCTGTGAGGACACCCGGCATACACAGCAGCTGTTGACCCATTGGGGGATCAGCAAGCGTCTGATTGCCTGTCATGCACACAATGAGACCAACTCTGCAAAAGGCATCGTAGGCTTATTGGCAGAAGGTAAGGATGTTGCCTTTGTCAGTGATGCGGGCACCCCGGGTATCAGTGACCCGGGAGCGCGTGTGGTCAGTACTGTTCGCCAGGCTGGCTTTCCTGTTGTCCCTATTCCTGGTGTCTCTGCACAATCGGCTCTTGTCAGTGTGGCTGGGTATGTAGGAAAAACATTCACCTTTGAAGGATTTCTCAGCCCAAAGAAGGGACGAAGAAAGAAACGTCTGGAGGAGTTGCTCAGCCGTGATGAGGCGTTCATCATCTATGAGTCGCCCTTTAGAATTCTCAAGACCCTTGGTGAGCTGGCTGAGCTGGATGGGGAACGTCAGATTGTATTGGGAAGGGAAATGACCAAGAAGTTTGAGGAGTTCTTGCAGGGAACTGCCTCCCAGGTGATGGAAATACTTGGTGCAAAGCCTTCGATCAAGGGAGAGTTCGCCTTGTTGGTTGCGCCCTCCCAGGCACAGGAACGTGATGATCACACTGAAGAAGCTTAG
- a CDS encoding PspA/IM30 family protein gives MQMFKRIADIFNSHVNSALDKLEDPAKMINLMITELEETQSKARSSMAARKAEQVSLEREKAELEKSLLRWDDRAKLAITNGREDLAREALIEKNNAKARIKRIEELETNLQTILASQSSQLTQIADKLKEVKDKQQILVQRARSAKEKKQVAETLKSSDSTDLARKFSELESKIERMEADAEMAGYHGTTSAADEFSRMESENEIDAEMEQLKASMSKKKEKEQK, from the coding sequence ATGCAGATGTTCAAGAGAATCGCCGATATCTTCAATTCCCACGTAAACAGTGCTTTGGATAAACTCGAAGACCCGGCAAAGATGATCAACCTGATGATCACAGAACTTGAGGAAACCCAGAGCAAGGCTCGTTCTTCAATGGCAGCAAGAAAAGCTGAGCAGGTAAGTCTGGAGCGCGAGAAGGCAGAGTTGGAGAAGTCGCTTCTTCGTTGGGATGACCGTGCCAAACTGGCTATCACCAATGGCAGGGAAGACCTCGCCCGTGAAGCCTTGATCGAAAAGAATAATGCAAAAGCAAGAATCAAGCGTATCGAAGAGCTTGAAACAAACCTGCAGACCATTCTTGCCAGTCAGAGTAGCCAGCTCACCCAGATTGCTGACAAGCTCAAGGAAGTGAAAGACAAGCAACAGATCCTTGTCCAGAGAGCAAGAAGCGCAAAGGAAAAGAAGCAGGTTGCTGAAACCCTGAAGAGCAGCGACAGTACTGACTTGGCTCGCAAGTTCAGTGAACTGGAGAGCAAGATCGAGCGTATGGAAGCAGACGCAGAAATGGCCGGCTATCATGGTACCACCAGTGCTGCCGACGAGTTCAGCAGAATGGAAAGTGAAAATGAAATTGATGCAGAGATGGAACAGCTGAAGGCATCGATGAGCAAGAAGAAAGAGAAGGAGCAGAAGTAA
- a CDS encoding PspC domain-containing protein: MDYYHRTLYRERRGMILGVFQGLATWSGLPVLLLRIVGIILLFSVGFIPMVIAYLGTALILPSR, translated from the coding sequence ATGGACTACTACCACAGGACGCTCTACCGTGAGCGAAGAGGTATGATTCTTGGAGTTTTCCAGGGACTGGCAACGTGGTCAGGGCTTCCCGTACTCCTGTTGAGAATCGTTGGAATCATCCTACTTTTCTCTGTGGGGTTCATCCCGATGGTAATCGCCTACCTGGGCACAGCCCTCATCCTCCCCTCACGATAG
- a CDS encoding sigma 54-interacting transcriptional regulator, protein MDSPQGGGYNQQPLGESEVFLDFQSKLSRAATVNRSVLLVGERGSGKEIAARRLHFLSPRWQQSLVTVNCAALPPSLIETELFGYEQGAFTGAQKTRKGRFEEAEGGTLFLDEIGLIPLEVQEKILRVVEYGTYERVGSSVTHEVNVKIIGATNADLPTLCNEGKFKEDLLDRLSFEVLFLPPLRERGEDILLLASYFASKMALECGRSEMPVFSEEVEASLQSYPWPGNVRELKNVIERAVYRSDTPEIEHLDFNPFDNPFTQREMEREEGVVTEKQKQLDLSQFGQARIDLDVSYLAEALKQAGGNQREAAKLLGLTYDQLRGLYRKYQDLL, encoded by the coding sequence ATGGATTCCCCACAGGGCGGAGGATACAACCAGCAACCACTAGGAGAGAGCGAAGTTTTTCTGGATTTCCAGAGCAAGCTGAGCCGTGCAGCTACCGTGAATCGTTCTGTCCTTCTGGTAGGGGAGCGTGGCAGCGGCAAGGAGATTGCAGCAAGAAGATTGCACTTTCTCTCTCCTCGATGGCAGCAGAGCTTGGTAACCGTCAACTGTGCTGCTCTTCCACCTTCCTTGATCGAGACCGAACTTTTCGGTTATGAGCAGGGAGCGTTCACCGGAGCCCAGAAGACCCGCAAGGGGCGATTTGAAGAGGCTGAGGGAGGTACGCTTTTCTTGGATGAGATCGGGCTCATCCCTCTGGAGGTACAAGAGAAGATCCTTCGTGTAGTGGAATATGGGACCTATGAACGGGTCGGATCCTCTGTCACCCATGAGGTGAATGTGAAGATCATCGGTGCTACCAATGCAGACCTTCCCACGCTCTGCAATGAAGGAAAGTTTAAGGAAGACCTTCTGGACCGACTCTCTTTTGAAGTGTTGTTTCTTCCTCCGCTTCGTGAGCGTGGAGAGGATATCCTGTTGCTTGCCTCATATTTTGCCTCAAAAATGGCTCTTGAGTGTGGCAGGAGCGAGATGCCGGTTTTCTCAGAGGAAGTGGAAGCTTCCCTGCAATCCTATCCCTGGCCTGGTAATGTGCGTGAATTGAAGAATGTGATTGAGAGGGCTGTCTACCGCAGCGATACTCCAGAAATTGAACACCTCGATTTCAATCCATTTGATAACCCTTTCACCCAAAGAGAGATGGAGAGAGAGGAAGGCGTTGTCACTGAAAAGCAGAAACAACTGGACTTGTCGCAGTTTGGACAAGCTCGTATTGATCTCGATGTCTCTTACCTTGCCGAGGCCTTGAAGCAGGCAGGGGGGAACCAGAGGGAGGCAGCCAAGCTCCTTGGCCTTACCTACGACCAGCTCAGGGGATTGTACAGGAAATATCAGGATCTGCTGTAA
- a CDS encoding PspA/IM30 family protein — MGVFSRFLDIVNANINSLLDKAEDPEKMIKLMMQEMEDTLIELKSSCAAKMASRAKTDRTYKEALNAVERWQSRAELAISKGREDLAREALLEKKQAKATLDRLKEELATYDEVIKTAKSEINQIEDKLSTVKQKYQMMVERAKRAREEQAAQETLRRASEGNTLHRFNDMEEKIDRMQADNDLNRSGSTLDEKFRDLEEMEDIDAEIEELRKRAGL, encoded by the coding sequence ATGGGAGTTTTTTCAAGATTCTTGGATATTGTAAATGCAAATATCAACTCACTGCTCGATAAGGCAGAAGATCCCGAAAAGATGATCAAGTTGATGATGCAGGAGATGGAAGATACCCTGATTGAACTCAAGAGTTCCTGCGCCGCAAAAATGGCCAGCAGGGCAAAGACCGACCGTACCTATAAAGAAGCGCTCAATGCAGTAGAACGCTGGCAGAGCCGAGCAGAACTGGCTATCAGCAAGGGACGCGAAGATTTGGCACGGGAGGCACTACTTGAGAAGAAGCAGGCAAAAGCAACACTTGATCGCCTCAAAGAGGAACTTGCCACCTATGATGAGGTAATCAAAACCGCAAAGAGTGAAATCAACCAGATTGAGGATAAGCTATCCACCGTGAAGCAGAAGTACCAGATGATGGTTGAGAGGGCGAAACGGGCCAGAGAAGAACAAGCTGCCCAGGAAACCCTGAGACGTGCAAGCGAGGGAAACACACTCCACCGCTTCAATGATATGGAAGAGAAGATAGACCGTATGCAGGCTGACAATGACCTGAACCGCAGTGGCTCTACCTTGGACGAGAAATTCCGAGACCTCGAGGAGATGGAGGACATCGATGCTGAGATCGAGGAATTGCGCAAACGCGCCGGCTTGTGA
- a CDS encoding PspC domain-containing protein — protein sequence MATKRLYRSPRGKIFGVCTGLAEWRDLPADPVRLIVFLVVLATGIFPGALIYLLAALIIPMNPEGSYDSTIYTNNAPDSSEEELKAEYERLKRKVEKMESEMFNKERDWDDRFHQGN from the coding sequence ATGGCTACCAAACGATTGTACAGATCCCCTCGGGGAAAAATTTTCGGGGTTTGCACCGGCCTTGCCGAGTGGAGGGACCTTCCCGCTGACCCGGTCCGCCTGATTGTATTTCTTGTGGTACTCGCAACAGGCATCTTTCCAGGAGCACTCATCTACCTGCTTGCTGCGCTCATAATACCAATGAATCCTGAAGGCTCTTATGACTCGACCATCTATACAAACAATGCACCAGATTCGAGTGAAGAGGAACTGAAGGCTGAGTATGAACGTCTCAAGCGCAAAGTGGAAAAAATGGAGAGTGAGATGTTCAACAAGGAACGTGACTGGGACGACCGATTCCACCAAGGAAACTGA
- a CDS encoding DUF4097 family beta strand repeat-containing protein, giving the protein MLKDTNANKIFLIILVLILALSFSLYKGWEKRGIEQRRDQQIDFQEGDSLEVSTISNDIIIEVDDGVRQASISLGKHDNEELKVSKRGSLVTVSVTPIKRWFIRFFSYNPSPLMITLPSEELGRLEVTSTSGNITLMHPMKTNSTKVSGVSGEVDFLTLWASDNLELRTISGDISGKEASSDGDVTLSSTSGTVEVQQISAAKTTLKTVSSRIEGEVRLPEGSSVEAKTTSGAIELNLRSSENLKVTASTVSGSIEFNDERQTGNEASLQTGEASNLVRLSSVSGEIDLLY; this is encoded by the coding sequence ATGTTGAAGGATACCAACGCCAATAAAATCTTCCTGATCATCCTGGTGCTCATACTCGCTCTCTCCTTCTCTCTCTACAAGGGATGGGAGAAGCGGGGTATCGAGCAGCGCAGGGACCAGCAGATAGACTTCCAGGAGGGAGACTCCCTTGAGGTATCAACCATCAGCAATGATATTATCATTGAGGTTGATGATGGAGTGAGGCAAGCCAGTATTTCTCTTGGCAAGCATGACAATGAAGAGCTCAAGGTTTCAAAACGAGGTTCCCTGGTAACTGTTTCAGTCACCCCGATCAAACGTTGGTTCATCCGTTTCTTCTCCTACAATCCTTCTCCCTTGATGATCACACTCCCCAGTGAGGAACTGGGACGATTGGAAGTCACTTCCACCAGTGGGAACATCACCTTGATGCACCCCATGAAAACCAACTCGACGAAGGTTTCTGGCGTAAGTGGCGAGGTTGACTTTCTCACTCTCTGGGCATCTGACAATCTGGAGTTGCGTACCATCAGTGGAGACATCTCTGGAAAAGAAGCCTCCTCTGATGGAGATGTAACGCTCTCATCAACGAGCGGTACGGTAGAGGTCCAACAGATTTCTGCAGCCAAGACCACCCTCAAGACAGTGAGTTCCAGGATAGAGGGGGAAGTTCGCCTTCCTGAAGGGAGCTCTGTTGAGGCCAAGACTACCAGCGGAGCAATTGAATTGAATCTTCGATCAAGTGAGAACCTCAAGGTAACAGCATCAACGGTCAGTGGTTCAATCGAGTTCAACGATGAACGACAAACCGGGAATGAGGCCAGCTTACAGACAGGAGAGGCAAGCAACCTAGTAAGACTTTCATCGGTAAGCGGGGAAATCGATTTGTTATACTAA
- a CDS encoding DUF1576 domain-containing protein has translation MERSERILYALLIVLICSLMLVAMILEGPLTVLQNTLRLQTHAARLISDFTLHGVGTAMFNAATVGLLALVLIFYASVSLSGPTISAILTMMGFSFFGNTLLNSIPLILGVWLASKLARKTFGSYSLIALFGTALGPLVTFLMFSTDLPLPLSIPLGIVAGLAAGFILPAVAGSMLQLHQGYNLYNVGFSCGFIGLFASNLLIAAGKMEPLSITWSEEFSLPLFLVIPVFSLLLIVTAFFIEKPKQGFQGLLEVQKLSGRLPYDFFDTGYTSGTLLNIGLLGLVFWAYLILIGAPINGPTIGALFTIIAFGGFGKTLKNTFPVVLGVILSTLLFDKSLVAPGPLLATLFATTLAPIAGQFGFIAGLLAGFLHLVMVEVTASWHGGLDLYNNGFAGGLTASLFVAILQWYKTNRPEEDFIQ, from the coding sequence ATGGAACGAAGTGAACGCATCCTCTATGCTCTACTCATTGTACTTATCTGCTCCCTCATGCTCGTAGCCATGATACTTGAGGGTCCGCTCACTGTCTTACAGAATACCCTACGACTGCAGACTCATGCAGCTCGCCTGATCAGCGACTTTACGTTGCATGGTGTGGGAACAGCTATGTTCAATGCAGCCACGGTAGGATTGTTGGCATTGGTCCTCATCTTCTATGCATCAGTCAGTCTTTCTGGGCCAACCATTTCAGCAATTCTGACCATGATGGGGTTCTCCTTCTTCGGCAATACATTGCTCAACAGCATCCCACTCATCCTTGGAGTCTGGTTGGCAAGCAAGCTTGCACGCAAGACCTTCGGTTCATACAGCTTGATTGCCCTTTTCGGCACAGCGCTTGGCCCCTTGGTGACCTTTCTGATGTTCTCAACCGACTTGCCCTTGCCTCTCTCCATTCCACTGGGGATTGTAGCAGGCCTTGCCGCCGGCTTTATCCTCCCTGCTGTGGCAGGATCCATGTTGCAGCTTCATCAAGGCTATAATCTGTACAACGTAGGTTTCAGTTGTGGGTTCATCGGTCTGTTTGCATCCAACCTACTCATTGCAGCGGGGAAAATGGAACCATTGTCCATTACCTGGAGTGAGGAGTTCTCACTCCCTCTCTTTCTGGTAATACCCGTATTCTCCCTATTATTGATAGTGACCGCCTTCTTCATTGAAAAACCAAAGCAGGGTTTTCAAGGGTTGTTGGAAGTGCAAAAGCTCTCTGGGCGTCTCCCCTATGACTTTTTTGACACCGGATACACCTCTGGAACGCTCTTGAATATTGGGCTGCTTGGTCTGGTCTTCTGGGCATATCTGATTCTCATTGGAGCACCTATCAATGGGCCAACCATCGGGGCCTTGTTTACCATCATAGCCTTCGGGGGTTTCGGAAAAACCTTAAAAAACACCTTTCCTGTAGTGTTGGGCGTTATTCTCTCTACACTTCTGTTTGACAAGTCTCTGGTTGCTCCAGGCCCCCTCTTGGCAACCCTCTTCGCCACCACCTTGGCTCCAATAGCTGGTCAGTTCGGATTTATAGCAGGTCTGTTAGCTGGATTCCTGCATCTGGTGATGGTAGAAGTAACCGCCTCCTGGCATGGAGGACTTGATCTGTATAACAATGGCTTTGCCGGTGGGCTGACGGCAAGCTTGTTTGTTGCAATCTTACAGTGGTACAAAACCAACCGCCCCGAGGAGGATTTCATACAATGA
- the carA gene encoding glutamine-hydrolyzing carbamoyl-phosphate synthase small subunit translates to MNTSFLLLEDGTVFTATGFGTPAPLLGKKAPIAEVVFNTSMCGYQEILTDPSYHGQMVVMTYPHIGNYGCEASFEEHLGLPKPISCTALLVHSVYTGPLPPKRVSLHDYLLTHGIVGLCGVDTRALTIHIRNKGAQRAIIFRTEGKTLSRSEHEHALSLVRAYPSVSELDLIEGVSTKRVVKDPLPGAPKDASQRFAVVDFGIKRSIVTELYRRGVAVTLFPPTVLAEDILRSGCSAMLLSNGPGDPERLQDVVSMTEQVIEAGFPVFGICLGHQLITWALGGSTKKMKYGHHGGNHPVVDTQTGACFVTSQNHSYASETKTLPPSATVWFRNANDNSIEGLFCTDKRVSCVQFHPEASPGPHDATWIFDRFILEAKEASV, encoded by the coding sequence ATGAACACAAGCTTTCTTCTTCTTGAGGACGGAACCGTATTCACCGCAACTGGATTTGGAACACCCGCGCCCTTGCTTGGCAAAAAGGCTCCCATAGCAGAGGTGGTCTTCAACACCAGCATGTGTGGCTACCAAGAAATCCTTACTGATCCTTCCTATCATGGACAAATGGTCGTAATGACCTACCCCCATATTGGAAACTATGGGTGCGAAGCCTCCTTTGAGGAGCATCTGGGGTTACCAAAGCCCATCAGCTGTACAGCATTACTTGTTCATTCTGTGTATACAGGCCCTCTTCCCCCAAAGAGGGTCTCTTTACATGATTATCTACTCACCCACGGAATAGTCGGGCTATGTGGGGTGGATACACGTGCATTAACCATCCATATACGAAACAAGGGAGCCCAGAGGGCAATCATATTCAGGACTGAAGGCAAGACACTTTCACGTTCAGAACATGAACATGCCCTCTCCTTGGTGAGGGCCTATCCATCAGTCAGTGAGCTCGATCTAATCGAAGGGGTAAGCACCAAGCGCGTGGTCAAGGACCCTCTCCCTGGGGCGCCAAAGGATGCTTCACAACGATTTGCAGTAGTGGACTTTGGGATCAAGCGGTCAATTGTCACCGAACTGTATCGTCGAGGGGTGGCAGTCACCCTCTTTCCGCCTACCGTACTGGCTGAGGACATTCTCCGCTCAGGATGTAGTGCAATGCTGCTCTCAAACGGACCGGGAGATCCTGAACGATTGCAGGACGTTGTATCGATGACCGAACAGGTCATAGAAGCAGGATTTCCTGTCTTTGGTATCTGTCTCGGACACCAGTTAATCACCTGGGCACTGGGTGGAAGCACAAAGAAAATGAAATATGGACACCATGGGGGTAACCACCCTGTAGTGGATACCCAAACTGGTGCCTGCTTTGTCACGAGCCAGAACCACAGTTACGCCAGTGAGACGAAGACACTTCCCCCTTCTGCAACAGTATGGTTCAGGAATGCAAATGACAACTCCATCGAAGGGCTGTTCTGCACAGACAAGAGAGTAAGCTGTGTCCAGTTTCACCCAGAAGCATCTCCAGGCCCTCATGACGCAACCTGGATTTTTGACCGGTTCATCCTGGAAGCCAAGGAGGCAAGCGTATGA